Proteins co-encoded in one Meiothermus sp. genomic window:
- a CDS encoding lactate utilization protein, which yields MRERILARIRRGLEHRPQIALPEPLALPACLPEEALALFTQRLTENGGEVVRLESLQAAQEWLGHFAQTFAGVVVGQMVPEALRPQLPLLPPEEAPLGISWALGAVAETGTVILSSQEGRRTQLLPPVHLVFVPQEKMYPTLLEALQALQPSLPSAIGLHSGPSKSADIGQIMVKGVHGPGRLIAGVIARIEG from the coding sequence ATGCGTGAACGCATCCTGGCCCGCATCCGCCGGGGCCTCGAGCACCGCCCCCAGATTGCCCTGCCGGAGCCGCTGGCCCTGCCAGCCTGCCTACCCGAGGAGGCCCTGGCCCTCTTCACCCAGCGCCTTACAGAGAACGGGGGAGAGGTGGTGCGGCTGGAGAGCCTGCAGGCCGCTCAGGAATGGCTTGGCCACTTTGCCCAGACCTTTGCTGGGGTGGTGGTGGGACAGATGGTTCCAGAGGCGTTGCGCCCCCAATTGCCCCTCCTGCCCCCCGAAGAAGCCCCCCTCGGCATCTCCTGGGCTTTGGGCGCGGTAGCCGAGACCGGCACGGTCATCCTCAGCAGCCAGGAGGGCCGCCGCACCCAGCTTTTGCCCCCTGTGCACCTGGTGTTCGTGCCGCAAGAAAAAATGTACCCGACCCTCTTGGAGGCCCTCCAAGCCCTACAGCCCTCGCTCCCCTCGGCTATCGGACTGCATTCGGGCCCCAGCAAGTCTGCCGACATCGGCCAGATTATGGTCAAGGGGGTGCATGGGCCGGGGCGGCTGATTGCAGGGGTGATTGCCAGAATAGAAGGCTGA
- a CDS encoding type II toxin-antitoxin system Phd/YefM family antitoxin, giving the protein MAIETSYSLAREQLATLLDRVTNDLEVVIINRRNGKRVAMIDADEYERLMETVHLLRSPKNAERLLKALEQAQKGEGLKGSTADLRLEVLGGQGK; this is encoded by the coding sequence ATGGCTATTGAAACGAGTTACAGCCTGGCTAGAGAGCAGCTTGCTACCCTGCTCGATCGCGTGACCAACGATCTGGAGGTGGTCATCATCAACCGTCGCAACGGGAAGCGCGTGGCTATGATTGACGCCGATGAGTACGAGCGCCTCATGGAAACCGTGCATTTGCTGCGCTCTCCCAAGAACGCCGAGCGGCTGTTAAAGGCGCTCGAGCAGGCTCAAAAAGGCGAGGGTCTGAAGGGCAGCACCGCAGATCTGCGGCTCGAGGTACTGGGTGGCCAAGGCAAATAG
- the aroQ gene encoding type II 3-dehydroquinate dehydratase, with the protein MILILNGPNLNLLGRREPEIYGHTTLEELEELCEAWGAELGLGVACRQSNFEGQLVEWIQQAADEGFRAIVLNPGALTHYSVALLDAVRAQTLPVVEVHLSNIHAREEYRRHSVTAMGAKGIVSGFGPMSYRMALVYLADLLEAQP; encoded by the coding sequence ATGATCCTGATTCTCAACGGCCCCAACCTGAACCTGCTGGGCAGGCGTGAACCCGAAATCTACGGCCATACCACCCTCGAGGAGCTCGAGGAGCTGTGCGAGGCCTGGGGGGCCGAGCTGGGCCTGGGGGTGGCCTGCCGCCAGTCCAACTTCGAGGGGCAGCTGGTGGAGTGGATTCAGCAGGCCGCCGACGAAGGCTTCCGGGCCATCGTGCTGAACCCGGGGGCCCTCACTCACTACTCAGTTGCACTGCTGGACGCGGTGCGCGCCCAGACCTTGCCGGTGGTGGAGGTGCACCTCTCCAACATCCACGCCCGCGAGGAGTATCGCCGCCACTCGGTTACGGCCATGGGCGCTAAGGGCATCGTATCGGGCTTTGGACCCATGTCCTACAGGATGGCGCTGGTCTACCTGGCCGACCTGCTCGAGGCCCAGCCATGA
- a CDS encoding Uma2 family endonuclease: MVKHRFTVEDYHKAYAAGALGQGRVELLNGEVYHMSPMGYRHRYCVTALTQMLVKTFSERVVVMPQCSLIIAPESEPEPDLMLLKPPLSTYKDRDPYPQDVLLVIEVSDTTLAQDRSLKVPLYAQAGIPEVWIVNLLEEKLEVYRAPGYQPLYFEKGTAVAPIAIGGDGLEWWL; encoded by the coding sequence ATGGTGAAGCACCGTTTCACCGTCGAGGATTACCACAAAGCCTATGCTGCAGGCGCTTTGGGGCAGGGCCGGGTGGAGCTGTTGAATGGTGAGGTTTATCACATGTCGCCAATGGGCTATCGTCATCGCTATTGCGTCACAGCACTCACCCAGATGCTGGTCAAAACCTTTTCCGAGCGTGTTGTGGTGATGCCGCAGTGCTCGCTGATCATTGCGCCCGAATCCGAGCCCGAGCCCGATCTGATGCTTTTGAAGCCGCCCCTTTCTACCTACAAAGACCGCGACCCCTACCCACAAGACGTGCTACTGGTGATCGAGGTGAGCGATACCACCCTCGCCCAAGACCGCAGCCTGAAGGTGCCACTGTATGCCCAGGCGGGCATTCCTGAGGTATGGATTGTGAACCTGCTGGAAGAGAAACTGGAAGTCTACCGCGCCCCGGGTTATCAGCCCCTTTACTTCGAGAAGGGCACGGCGGTTGCACCGATCGCGATCGGGGGGGACGGGCTCGAGTGGTGGTTGTAG
- a CDS encoding DUF1800 family protein encodes MARPLSFSNAAHLLRRAAARGRREEAQQLAEMGLEPAVDFLLRDPAPAPSYRTAATRNERGQQHREISQLWLNHWLTTPTPAAERLVLFWHGHLTSEFRETMGAQGIDFWQQFATFRQLGYGPYGDLLKAIARNPVMLLYLNNAQSRKEHPNQNWARELLELYTLGPGHYTEQDILEAARAFTGWTVRLPGNQRPREASANLAFEFVFNRNWHDPGEKTFLGRRVRSGEEVLEILIEHPQTYLFVARKLLRFYLCPEPPEALVQEGARVFRAEGTRGFLRWLFTHEAFYSPAYRNALIKSPLEYLVGLWYAAGVSQVSFEERPGRALYQSLAAMGQIPFDPPNVAGWDGGLAWLAESPFLTRLNLLAGFAGRERRLDLEVFMDNADGALSLVKPEAQLL; translated from the coding sequence ATGGCCCGTCCCCTCAGTTTTTCCAACGCCGCTCACCTGCTACGCCGCGCCGCTGCACGGGGGCGCAGGGAAGAAGCCCAGCAACTGGCCGAAATGGGCCTCGAGCCTGCCGTAGACTTCCTGCTGCGCGACCCGGCCCCGGCCCCCAGCTACCGCACCGCGGCCACCCGCAACGAGCGCGGCCAGCAGCACCGCGAGATCAGCCAGCTCTGGCTCAACCACTGGCTCACCACCCCCACCCCGGCCGCCGAGCGCCTGGTGCTGTTCTGGCACGGCCACCTGACCTCCGAGTTTCGCGAGACCATGGGGGCCCAGGGCATCGATTTCTGGCAGCAGTTCGCCACCTTCCGGCAACTGGGGTATGGCCCCTACGGCGACCTGCTGAAGGCCATCGCCCGCAACCCGGTGATGCTGCTCTACCTCAACAACGCCCAGAGCCGCAAGGAACACCCCAACCAGAACTGGGCTCGAGAGCTTCTGGAGCTTTACACCCTGGGGCCCGGCCACTACACCGAGCAGGACATCCTCGAGGCCGCCCGCGCCTTCACCGGCTGGACGGTGCGCCTCCCCGGCAACCAGCGGCCCCGCGAGGCCAGCGCCAACCTGGCTTTCGAGTTCGTCTTCAACCGCAACTGGCACGACCCCGGCGAAAAAACCTTCCTGGGCCGGCGCGTCCGCAGCGGCGAGGAGGTGCTGGAAATTCTGATCGAGCACCCCCAGACCTACCTTTTTGTGGCCCGCAAGCTGCTGCGCTTTTACCTGTGCCCCGAGCCGCCCGAGGCCCTGGTGCAGGAGGGGGCCCGGGTCTTCCGCGCCGAGGGTACTCGAGGGTTCCTGCGCTGGCTTTTCACCCACGAGGCGTTTTATAGCCCGGCTTACCGCAACGCCCTCATCAAAAGCCCCCTGGAATACCTGGTGGGGCTGTGGTACGCCGCCGGGGTGAGCCAGGTGAGCTTCGAGGAACGCCCAGGACGGGCCCTTTACCAGTCCCTGGCGGCCATGGGTCAGATTCCCTTCGACCCGCCCAATGTGGCCGGATGGGACGGGGGCCTGGCCTGGCTGGCCGAGTCGCCCTTCCTGACCCGGCTCAACCTGCTGGCCGGCTTCGCTGGCCGCGAACGCCGCCTCGACCTCGAGGTCTTCATGGACAACGCCGATGGGGCTTTGTCCCTGGTCAAACCAGAAGCACAACTCCTGTAA
- the paaD gene encoding 1,2-phenylacetyl-CoA epoxidase subunit PaaD: MTALPSTEQVWKALAQIPDPEIPVINVVEMGIVRDVEIEGNKATITMTPTFSGCPALHLIREQLERTARALGFDPVEVKTVLSPAWSTDWISPEAKERLRQYGIAPPKPKGAQDFLIELEAAPTPCPRCGSLNTSVKNTFGPTLCKAIYVCNNCQEPFESFKTV; encoded by the coding sequence ATGACTGCCCTACCCAGTACCGAGCAAGTCTGGAAGGCCCTGGCCCAGATTCCCGACCCCGAGATTCCGGTGATCAACGTGGTCGAGATGGGCATTGTGCGGGATGTGGAGATCGAAGGCAATAAGGCCACCATCACCATGACCCCCACCTTCTCGGGCTGCCCGGCCCTGCACCTTATCCGAGAACAGCTCGAGCGCACCGCGCGCGCCCTGGGCTTCGACCCGGTCGAGGTTAAAACCGTGCTATCGCCGGCCTGGAGCACCGACTGGATTAGCCCGGAAGCCAAGGAGCGCCTGCGCCAGTATGGGATTGCACCTCCCAAACCCAAAGGCGCGCAGGACTTTTTGATAGAGCTCGAGGCCGCCCCCACCCCCTGCCCGCGCTGCGGCTCACTCAACACGTCCGTCAAGAACACCTTTGGCCCCACCCTGTGCAAGGCCATCTACGTCTGTAACAACTGCCAGGAGCCCTTCGAAAGCTTCAAGACCGTGTAG
- the paaA gene encoding 1,2-phenylacetyl-CoA epoxidase subunit PaaA codes for MPIKYGVPSDPDYNERLREFEARIARGEKIEPGDWMPEEYRRQLIRMISQHAHSEVVGMLPEGAWITRAPTLKRKMILVAKVQDEAGHGQYLYHAAETLGISREAMLEALLSGKAKYSSIFNYPTLTWADIGTIGWLVDGAAIKNQTMLAACSYGPYSRAMVRICAEETFHHKQGKEMVLLYAKGTPKQRQMAQDAINRWWWPALMMMGPHDKDSPNTEILVRWGIKTKTNDQVRQEFINEHAPEILEAGLTIPDPELRYDEATGNWLHGPINWDEFWQVVAGNGPMNKERLEARRRAHAEGAWVREALEAYAAKKQKTAVAV; via the coding sequence ATGCCAATCAAGTACGGAGTACCCAGCGACCCCGACTACAACGAGCGCCTGCGCGAGTTTGAGGCCCGCATCGCCCGCGGGGAAAAGATCGAGCCCGGCGACTGGATGCCCGAGGAGTACCGTCGCCAGCTTATCCGCATGATTTCCCAGCACGCCCATTCCGAGGTGGTGGGGATGCTGCCGGAAGGGGCCTGGATCACCCGCGCCCCCACCCTCAAGCGCAAGATGATCCTGGTAGCCAAGGTGCAGGACGAAGCCGGCCATGGCCAGTACCTCTACCACGCCGCCGAGACCCTGGGCATATCGCGCGAGGCCATGCTGGAAGCCCTGCTCTCGGGCAAGGCCAAGTACTCCTCCATCTTCAACTACCCCACCCTGACCTGGGCCGACATCGGCACCATCGGCTGGCTGGTGGATGGGGCCGCCATCAAGAACCAGACCATGCTGGCGGCCTGCTCGTATGGCCCCTACAGCCGGGCCATGGTACGCATCTGCGCCGAGGAGACCTTCCACCACAAGCAGGGCAAGGAGATGGTGCTCCTTTACGCCAAGGGTACGCCCAAGCAGCGCCAGATGGCCCAGGACGCCATCAACCGCTGGTGGTGGCCGGCCCTGATGATGATGGGCCCCCACGACAAGGACAGCCCCAACACCGAAATTCTGGTGCGCTGGGGGATCAAGACCAAGACCAACGACCAGGTGCGCCAGGAGTTTATCAACGAGCACGCGCCCGAAATCCTGGAAGCGGGCCTCACCATCCCCGACCCCGAGCTGCGCTACGACGAGGCCACCGGCAACTGGCTACACGGCCCCATCAACTGGGACGAGTTCTGGCAGGTGGTGGCTGGCAACGGCCCCATGAACAAAGAACGCCTGGAGGCCCGTCGGCGGGCCCATGCCGAGGGGGCCTGGGTGCGCGAGGCCCTGGAAGCCTACGCCGCCAAGAAGCAAAAGACCGCCGTCGCGGTGTAG
- a CDS encoding phenylacetic acid degradation protein encodes MDTQWPRWEVFKQDTPHKPHQAVGSVHAADPEHALLTARNVFARRPQAVSMWVARAEDVYAWTREEVLEGLATAKADTGLGAACRYLVFRKTTHKRSMTFVDYVGEVEATSPEEALQQAQARFTDTEALAWWVVPADKVYQSDPSQETVESWFAPAREKTYKQQQFYATVGSHISKHKVGRGVEDDECC; translated from the coding sequence ATGGATACACAATGGCCCCGCTGGGAAGTCTTCAAGCAGGACACCCCCCACAAGCCCCATCAGGCGGTGGGCTCGGTGCACGCTGCCGACCCCGAACACGCCCTCCTGACCGCCCGTAACGTCTTTGCCCGGCGGCCCCAGGCGGTGAGCATGTGGGTGGCTCGAGCCGAAGACGTCTACGCCTGGACCCGAGAGGAGGTTCTCGAGGGCCTGGCAACCGCTAAAGCCGATACCGGCCTGGGCGCAGCCTGCCGATACCTGGTCTTTCGCAAAACCACGCACAAGCGCTCCATGACCTTTGTGGACTATGTGGGCGAGGTGGAGGCCACAAGCCCCGAGGAGGCCCTCCAGCAGGCCCAGGCCCGGTTCACCGACACCGAGGCCCTGGCCTGGTGGGTTGTGCCCGCCGATAAGGTGTATCAGAGCGACCCCAGCCAGGAGACGGTGGAAAGCTGGTTTGCCCCAGCCAGGGAAAAAACCTACAAGCAGCAGCAGTTCTATGCCACAGTGGGTTCCCACATCAGCAAGCACAAGGTGGGGCGGGGGGTGGAAGATGACGAATGCTGCTAA
- the paaC gene encoding 1,2-phenylacetyl-CoA epoxidase subunit PaaC has product MTNAAKEVLIAKLTALADDEVILAHRNSEWTGHGPILEEDIALANIVQDELGHATLWYGLRQQLDSSDPDQLAFFRDANEYRCCELVELPKGDWAFTMLRQYLFDLYEAFWLEAARHSTYQPLADAVQKIIREERFHLQHTQAWIERLGQGTEESNRRLQQALEMQWGYAQQLFVPIPGEELLVAEGIVPDLAPVKERWLEHSTRHLQAASLKLPINPGYQPTSRTYHTEHLWSILAEMQSTARWDAEAKVW; this is encoded by the coding sequence ATGACGAATGCTGCTAAAGAGGTTCTGATCGCCAAACTGACCGCGCTGGCCGACGACGAGGTCATCCTGGCTCACCGCAACAGCGAGTGGACCGGCCACGGGCCCATTCTGGAAGAGGACATTGCCCTGGCCAACATCGTGCAGGACGAGCTGGGCCACGCCACCTTGTGGTACGGTCTGCGCCAGCAACTCGACAGCTCCGACCCCGACCAACTGGCCTTTTTCCGCGACGCCAACGAGTACCGTTGCTGCGAGCTGGTGGAGCTGCCCAAAGGCGACTGGGCCTTCACCATGCTGCGGCAGTACCTGTTCGACCTTTACGAGGCGTTCTGGCTCGAGGCCGCCCGGCACAGCACCTACCAGCCCCTGGCCGATGCCGTGCAGAAGATTATCCGCGAGGAGCGCTTCCACCTGCAGCACACCCAGGCCTGGATAGAGCGGCTGGGCCAGGGCACCGAGGAGTCCAACCGGCGCTTGCAGCAAGCCCTGGAGATGCAGTGGGGCTATGCCCAGCAGCTTTTTGTGCCCATCCCTGGCGAAGAACTGCTGGTAGCCGAGGGCATCGTGCCCGACCTGGCCCCTGTAAAAGAACGCTGGCTCGAGCACAGCACCCGCCACCTGCAAGCCGCTAGCCTCAAGCTGCCCATCAACCCCGGTTACCAGCCCACCTCCCGCACCTACCACACCGAGCACCTGTGGAGCATACTGGCCGAGATGCAGTCCACCGCCCGCTGGGACGCCGAAGCCAAGGTTTGGTAA
- a CDS encoding sigma 54-interacting transcriptional regulator → MTKARTLGELKRTYPLEKLRRSVKDEARENLIAKLRSGERLFPGIQSYDDSVIPNLVNAILARHNFILLGLRGQAKSRILRQLTELLDDEVPALPTEIRDNPLFPLSAEAKRLLEEAGDDAPIVWIPRSERYVEKLATPDTTVADILGDIDPIKAAKRGTGLADLEAVHYGLLPRANRGIFGINEVADLAPKVQVALFNILQEGDVQIRGYPVRLQLDVWIAFTANPQDYTARGKIVTPLKDRIGSEIRTHYPRTLEEGLSITRQEAWIAREEGMYIPAYVAEASEAVAFVAREDKRVDKTSGVSQRLSISLLELVASNAERRALLAGERPVARPLDLYAALPAITGKIELEYEGELQGAERVAKDLLQKAFGLAYGERARGLQVDEIVQYFADGNLLTLPEGSAKAVLKEMEKVPGLIAAAQKLEPQTTPEALVAAGEFILEGLAGRRKIARGEESYSAPIERERERWGSGN, encoded by the coding sequence ATGACCAAGGCCCGAACCCTCGGTGAACTCAAGCGCACCTACCCCCTGGAAAAACTCCGCCGCAGCGTAAAGGACGAGGCGCGGGAGAACCTGATTGCCAAATTGCGTTCCGGTGAGCGTCTTTTTCCCGGTATCCAGAGCTACGACGACTCGGTAATTCCCAACCTGGTCAATGCCATCCTGGCCCGGCACAACTTCATTCTGCTGGGCTTGCGTGGGCAGGCCAAAAGCCGCATTTTGCGCCAGCTAACCGAGCTGCTGGACGACGAGGTACCAGCCCTGCCCACCGAGATCCGCGACAACCCCCTCTTCCCCCTCTCGGCTGAGGCTAAGCGCCTGCTGGAGGAGGCCGGTGACGACGCCCCCATCGTTTGGATTCCCCGCTCGGAGCGCTACGTGGAAAAGCTAGCCACCCCCGACACCACCGTGGCCGATATTCTGGGCGACATTGACCCCATCAAGGCCGCCAAGCGCGGCACCGGGCTGGCCGACCTCGAGGCCGTCCACTACGGCCTCTTGCCCCGTGCCAACCGGGGCATCTTCGGCATCAACGAGGTGGCCGACCTGGCCCCCAAGGTGCAGGTGGCGCTTTTCAACATCTTGCAAGAGGGTGATGTGCAGATCCGGGGCTATCCGGTGCGCCTCCAGCTCGACGTCTGGATCGCCTTCACCGCCAACCCGCAGGACTACACCGCCCGCGGCAAGATCGTCACGCCCCTCAAAGACCGCATCGGCTCGGAGATCCGCACCCACTACCCCCGCACCCTCGAGGAGGGCCTTTCCATCACCCGGCAGGAGGCCTGGATTGCTCGAGAGGAAGGGATGTACATCCCTGCCTACGTGGCCGAGGCTTCGGAAGCGGTGGCCTTTGTGGCCCGCGAGGACAAACGGGTAGACAAGACCTCGGGGGTCTCGCAGCGCCTCTCCATTAGCCTGCTGGAACTGGTGGCCTCCAACGCCGAGCGGCGGGCGCTTCTGGCGGGGGAGCGGCCGGTGGCCCGGCCCCTCGACCTCTACGCGGCGCTGCCGGCCATTACCGGCAAAATCGAACTCGAGTACGAGGGCGAACTCCAGGGTGCTGAGCGGGTCGCCAAGGACCTCTTGCAAAAAGCCTTTGGCCTGGCTTATGGCGAACGGGCCCGGGGTCTGCAGGTAGACGAGATCGTGCAGTACTTCGCCGATGGCAACCTCCTCACCCTGCCCGAGGGCAGCGCCAAAGCGGTGCTGAAGGAGATGGAAAAGGTGCCGGGGCTGATCGCGGCTGCCCAGAAGCTCGAGCCCCAGACCACCCCCGAGGCCCTGGTGGCTGCCGGGGAGTTCATCCTCGAGGGCCTGGCAGGCCGCCGCAAGATCGCCCGCGGCGAGGAGAGCTACAGCGCCCCCATCGAGCGAGAGCGCGAGCGCTGGGGGAGCGGCAACTGA
- a CDS encoding VWA domain-containing protein: MRVRYSKYEPGFDDLTGADLMDMIQDFLMDSGFSDPYNRYQPDPNRGPTAEDLMDALLQALLEQDRIPEEWLREAQNARNFQETRLGQELQRLMQRLQDEGYIRLPGQYPTNPQGQGMQGEAQDTRLELTNKSVDFLGLKSLRTLLGSLGKNAPGAHVTRHFASGVESSGETKPYEFGDQPNINIGETLKQVVMKGLENIEERDLTIELSEYTAAMNTVVLLDCSHSMILYGEDRFTPAKRVALGLAHLIRTQYPGDQVRFGVFHDSAEEVPLGRLPTVQVGPYHTNTAEGLKLARKMLKKMSGEMKQIIMITDGKPSALTLPSGQIYKNAWGLDPVILAETLKEATLARKEGIPIHTFMLAREPELLAFVKKITQITKGKAYLTTPGNIGRYVLMDFLNRKVSRN; the protein is encoded by the coding sequence ATGCGCGTCCGATACTCCAAATACGAGCCAGGCTTCGACGACCTCACCGGCGCCGACCTGATGGACATGATCCAGGACTTCCTGATGGACTCGGGCTTTTCGGACCCCTACAACCGCTACCAGCCCGACCCCAACCGCGGCCCCACCGCCGAAGACCTGATGGATGCCCTGCTGCAAGCCCTGCTGGAGCAAGACCGCATCCCCGAGGAGTGGCTGCGTGAGGCCCAGAACGCCCGGAATTTTCAGGAAACCCGACTGGGCCAGGAATTGCAGCGCCTGATGCAACGCCTGCAAGACGAGGGCTACATCCGGCTGCCCGGCCAGTACCCCACCAACCCGCAGGGGCAGGGTATGCAGGGCGAAGCCCAGGACACCCGGTTGGAACTCACAAATAAGTCGGTGGACTTTCTGGGCCTCAAGAGCCTGCGCACCCTGTTGGGTTCCCTGGGAAAAAACGCCCCCGGCGCCCACGTCACCCGGCACTTTGCCTCGGGGGTGGAGTCGAGCGGTGAGACCAAGCCCTACGAGTTCGGCGACCAGCCCAACATCAACATCGGCGAGACGCTCAAGCAGGTGGTGATGAAGGGGCTGGAGAACATCGAAGAACGCGACCTGACCATCGAGCTGTCCGAGTACACCGCCGCCATGAACACCGTGGTGCTGCTGGACTGCTCCCACTCCATGATCCTCTATGGCGAAGACCGTTTCACCCCGGCCAAGCGGGTGGCTTTGGGGCTGGCGCACCTGATCCGCACCCAGTACCCCGGCGACCAGGTGCGCTTCGGGGTCTTCCACGACAGCGCCGAGGAAGTACCGCTGGGCCGCCTCCCCACCGTGCAGGTTGGGCCTTACCACACCAACACCGCCGAGGGTCTCAAGCTGGCCCGCAAGATGCTCAAGAAGATGAGCGGGGAGATGAAGCAGATCATCATGATTACCGATGGCAAGCCCTCCGCCCTCACCCTGCCCTCGGGTCAGATCTACAAAAACGCCTGGGGCCTCGACCCTGTAATCCTGGCCGAGACCCTCAAAGAGGCCACCCTGGCCCGCAAGGAAGGCATTCCCATTCATACCTTCATGCTGGCCCGCGAGCCCGAGCTGCTGGCCTTCGTCAAAAAAATCACTCAGATCACCAAGGGCAAGGCCTACCTTACCACCCCCGGCAACATCGGGCGGTATGTGTTGATGGACTTTTTGAACCGCAAGGTGAGCCGCAATTAG
- a CDS encoding biotin transporter BioY, giving the protein MNPTQSLPYLPLSKSLFPARSWQRDLLLVLLGSFLLALLSQAVIPLQPVPITLQTLGVLLVGAALGSRLGFLAVVAYLLEGLVLPVFAGGATWFHPRIAFTAGYLLAFPLAAYLVGYLVERYGTDRSALKTFGAMLLASLLIYAIGVTWLGFALSGAGRYSGVWGVLQAGMIPFLLGDLIKAAIAAALLPTAWRLFRR; this is encoded by the coding sequence ATGAACCCAACCCAAAGCCTACCCTATCTACCCCTCTCGAAGTCGCTTTTTCCGGCCCGGAGCTGGCAGCGCGACCTGCTGCTGGTGCTTTTAGGCAGCTTTTTGCTGGCGCTGTTGTCGCAGGCGGTGATCCCCTTGCAGCCGGTGCCCATCACCCTGCAAACCCTGGGGGTGCTCCTGGTAGGGGCCGCGCTGGGCAGCCGGCTGGGTTTTCTGGCGGTGGTGGCATACCTGCTCGAGGGCCTGGTGCTGCCGGTGTTTGCGGGGGGGGCCACCTGGTTCCACCCACGCATCGCCTTTACCGCCGGCTACCTGCTGGCCTTCCCCCTGGCGGCCTACCTGGTGGGCTACCTGGTCGAGCGCTACGGCACCGACCGCAGCGCGCTCAAGACCTTTGGGGCCATGCTGCTGGCCAGCCTGCTCATCTACGCCATCGGTGTGACCTGGCTGGGCTTCGCGCTCTCGGGCGCGGGGCGCTACAGCGGGGTCTGGGGGGTGCTGCAGGCCGGTATGATTCCCTTTCTGCTGGGTGACCTGATTAAAGCCGCCATCGCTGCAGCCCTGCTTCCTACCGCCTGGCGTCTCTTTCGTCGGTAG
- a CDS encoding biotin--[acetyl-CoA-carboxylase] ligase, which translates to MSALLDYLHDRFQSGEALAAALGVSRTAVWKQVAELRKAGYPVETQKGRGYRLAPGSPTPAALEALRKGSFGAFYAYLGTVESTQEVLKNWALDGAEEGAVVLAERQLKGRGRRGRAWASEPGRSLTFSVLLRPVLPLSALPLLPLAAGLALREACGLGGLKWPNDLLSPDGRKLAGVLLEAQVSGEEVAWVLLGIGLNVHRGVLPDGAAALEEFLEVSRVQVLARLLERLEARYVQLRHPEALLQDYRTHSYTLGQRVRVTTPRGVLEGQATDIGPDGALVVQSADTTHHIGAGDVELIGFLGGSR; encoded by the coding sequence GTGTCCGCTTTGCTCGACTACCTCCACGACCGCTTCCAGAGCGGCGAGGCCCTGGCTGCGGCGCTGGGGGTAAGCCGCACGGCAGTCTGGAAGCAGGTAGCGGAGCTCCGTAAGGCCGGTTATCCGGTGGAGACCCAGAAAGGCCGGGGCTACCGCCTGGCCCCCGGAAGCCCCACCCCAGCCGCCCTCGAGGCCCTACGAAAGGGGAGCTTCGGCGCTTTTTACGCCTACCTGGGCACGGTGGAGAGCACCCAGGAGGTGCTCAAAAACTGGGCCCTGGATGGGGCCGAAGAAGGGGCGGTGGTGCTGGCCGAGCGGCAGCTCAAAGGCCGGGGCCGCCGTGGGCGGGCCTGGGCCAGCGAGCCGGGCAGGAGCCTTACCTTTTCGGTTTTGTTGCGCCCTGTGCTGCCACTATCCGCGCTCCCTTTGCTGCCCTTGGCCGCGGGCCTGGCCCTGCGCGAGGCCTGTGGGCTGGGGGGGCTCAAGTGGCCCAACGACCTCTTGAGCCCCGATGGGCGCAAGCTGGCGGGGGTGCTGCTGGAGGCCCAGGTGAGCGGCGAAGAGGTGGCCTGGGTGCTTCTGGGCATCGGCCTCAACGTGCACCGGGGTGTGCTCCCGGATGGCGCGGCGGCTCTGGAGGAGTTCCTCGAGGTGAGCCGGGTTCAGGTTTTGGCGCGCCTGCTGGAGCGCCTCGAGGCCCGCTACGTCCAGCTCCGCCACCCAGAGGCGCTGTTGCAGGACTACCGCACCCATAGCTACACCCTGGGCCAGCGGGTGCGGGTGACCACGCCGCGGGGTGTGCTCGAGGGCCAGGCCACCGACATTGGCCCGGATGGCGCGCTGGTGGTGCAAAGCGCAGACACAACCCACCACATCGGGGCGGGTGATGTGGAACTGATCGGTTTTTTAGGAGGAAGCAGATGA
- a CDS encoding Txe/YoeB family addiction module toxin — protein sequence MAKANRPREALFTPVFLEDLRFWVDTDRKVALKIFDLIESVLREPFAGIGKPEPLKYLGPGMWSRRITQEHRLVYRVSDERIDFLQARYHY from the coding sequence GTGGCCAAGGCAAATAGGCCGCGCGAGGCCCTTTTCACGCCGGTCTTTCTCGAGGATCTTCGCTTCTGGGTGGATACCGACCGAAAGGTTGCGCTCAAAATTTTCGACCTGATCGAATCGGTCTTGCGCGAACCCTTTGCTGGGATCGGAAAGCCCGAACCCCTCAAATACCTTGGCCCTGGCATGTGGTCGCGCCGGATCACCCAGGAGCACCGCCTGGTTTACCGCGTCTCGGACGAGCGGATTGATTTCCTGCAAGCGCGATACCATTACTAA